One window from the genome of Natrinema caseinilyticum encodes:
- a CDS encoding alpha/beta fold hydrolase has translation MPFFPADRISAALETGVRKPPSPRAKPPFLTRRSAAADVGQTPHEEMYAENKLSLVRYDPLVDRRRETPVVLVSAIINKPYILDLQPDRSVVRQFLERGFDVYLVDWGSPSELDSSLGIDDYVARYLSRCVDEVIERVGCDSIHLFGYCTGGTLSAIFAALSPQRVRTLGLLAPVLNFDVDGGIFRLWGREESYSPNRVADVYGNAPGPLLTLEFSLIAPFEYHLGRYLRLFDHLDDETYVDHFARRLRWGFDSVDVPGRLYRQFLVDLYRENKLQTGRLTVGETNVDLDAIDRPIVNVIGSADQFIPPEASRPFLDATESDDIEVIEFPTDHVGLSAGKASHDDLWPRVCAWFEDRS, from the coding sequence ATGCCGTTTTTCCCCGCAGACCGGATCAGCGCCGCCCTCGAGACCGGCGTTCGGAAGCCACCATCGCCGCGAGCGAAGCCCCCGTTCCTGACGCGCCGATCCGCCGCGGCGGACGTCGGCCAAACGCCCCACGAGGAGATGTACGCCGAAAACAAGCTCAGTCTCGTCCGGTACGACCCGCTCGTCGACCGGAGACGGGAGACCCCCGTGGTACTCGTTTCCGCCATCATCAACAAACCGTACATCCTCGACCTCCAGCCGGATCGCAGCGTCGTCCGACAGTTTCTCGAGCGAGGGTTCGACGTCTACCTCGTCGACTGGGGTTCCCCGTCGGAACTCGACTCGTCCCTCGGGATCGACGACTACGTGGCCCGGTACCTGTCACGCTGCGTCGACGAAGTCATCGAGCGCGTCGGCTGCGATTCGATCCACCTCTTTGGCTACTGTACGGGCGGGACGCTGAGCGCGATCTTTGCGGCGCTGTCTCCCCAGCGCGTTCGCACGCTCGGACTCCTCGCACCCGTCCTCAACTTCGATGTGGACGGCGGGATTTTTCGTCTCTGGGGGCGAGAGGAATCGTACAGCCCGAACCGAGTCGCGGACGTGTACGGAAATGCACCGGGGCCGTTGCTGACCCTCGAGTTCTCCCTCATCGCGCCGTTCGAGTATCACCTCGGGCGGTATCTTCGACTCTTCGATCATCTCGACGACGAGACGTACGTCGACCACTTTGCACGGCGGCTCAGGTGGGGATTCGATAGCGTCGACGTCCCCGGCAGACTCTACCGACAGTTTCTCGTCGACCTCTATCGGGAGAACAAGCTCCAGACCGGACGGCTGACCGTCGGGGAGACGAACGTGGACCTCGACGCCATCGATAGGCCGATCGTGAACGTCATCGGATCGGCCGACCAGTTCATCCCGCCGGAGGCAAGCCGTCCGTTTCTGGACGCGACCGAGAGCGACGACATCGAGGTGATCGAATTTCCGACCGACCACGTCGGCCTGTCGGCCGGGAAAGCATCGCACGACG